The following are encoded in a window of Chondrinema litorale genomic DNA:
- a CDS encoding FecR family protein: MNESEIYDLIGKYLANETTPAEETLLKNWANHSSENKHTLETFSKIWKNTKTQYIHKEKDAVFEKVLNSISDDKKSNKLVNFKQNANRKSYSYLVRVAAVLVLFTISTVVWYTYFQQQSDTDIALVQEVWEERSNPAGQKSKIFLPDGSEIVLNAESKIRFKSNFNSGAIREVELSGEAFFEVKPNAERPFVVNARNVLTTALGTSFNIDAYSESDVKVSLATGKVEVKNTEADKAEDSLVYLIPGEEAMVKKQMGKIAKTEFDLQSVLSWKDGIIHFNKASFNEILQKLERWYDVDFEIQDTKNTTGTFSDNFDNESLELVMEGISFSYGFKYKLEGKKVTIY; this comes from the coding sequence ATGAACGAAAGCGAAATTTACGACCTTATAGGTAAATACCTTGCCAATGAAACCACTCCGGCTGAAGAAACCCTTTTGAAAAATTGGGCGAATCATTCATCGGAGAACAAACACACATTAGAGACCTTTTCCAAAATCTGGAAGAATACCAAAACACAATACATACACAAAGAGAAAGATGCCGTTTTTGAGAAGGTTTTAAACTCAATTTCCGATGATAAAAAATCCAATAAGCTTGTAAATTTTAAGCAAAACGCCAACAGGAAAAGCTATAGCTATTTAGTGCGGGTTGCTGCTGTGTTGGTGTTGTTTACGATAAGTACGGTGGTATGGTACACATACTTTCAGCAGCAATCAGATACCGATATAGCACTAGTGCAGGAGGTTTGGGAAGAGCGAAGTAATCCGGCAGGGCAAAAATCTAAAATCTTTTTGCCAGATGGATCTGAAATCGTATTAAATGCAGAAAGCAAAATTCGATTTAAAAGCAATTTTAATTCAGGTGCTATTAGAGAAGTGGAGTTAAGCGGAGAAGCTTTTTTCGAGGTAAAACCAAATGCCGAACGACCTTTTGTAGTAAATGCCAGAAATGTGCTCACTACAGCTTTAGGAACTTCTTTTAACATAGATGCTTACTCAGAGTCAGATGTAAAAGTATCTCTGGCTACAGGCAAAGTGGAAGTAAAAAACACCGAAGCAGATAAAGCCGAAGATAGTTTGGTGTATTTAATTCCCGGTGAAGAAGCCATGGTGAAAAAGCAAATGGGAAAAATTGCCAAAACGGAGTTTGATCTACAAAGTGTACTTTCTTGGAAAGATGGCATCATTCATTTTAACAAAGCATCTTTTAATGAGATTTTGCAAAAGTTAGAAAGGTGGTACGATGTAGATTTTGAAATTCAAGATACTAAAAATACGACAGGTACATTTTCAGATAATTTTGATAATGAAAGTCTTGAGTTAGTAATGGAAGGGATTAGTTTTTCTTATGGATTTAAGTATAAACTCGAGGGGAAAAAAGTAACGATATACTGA
- a CDS encoding SusC/RagA family TonB-linked outer membrane protein, which yields MKSKILRQIIIMSRLAIAGILLQCVFFSLLTAADGKAQHEKLSEIILTVNFKGKSLSKAFHEIEEKTQLKFAYNHQRINEGMQLDIEAKDESLANLLREISKDAGLRFKRINEKIYVNHQEGTQTEDNIEEIIDPVQLKVSGTITSAEDNAPLPGVSIVVQGTTKGTTSDFDGKFSIEVAEDAVLVFSYIGYTKQEVPVNSRSTIDIVMQTDAEQLQEVVITAFGLEREKKAITYSAQTVEVKEFSEARSLNVVNSLSGRVAGLNMSTASNGVGSSSRVVLRGNRSLLGNNQPLYVIDGMPIDNSTSSTPSDETGGTTGSDGISNINPEDIASISVLKGPSAAALYGTRASNGVIIINTKSGKGKTGTSINFASNFTLNSPYLLLDIQNQYGQGSNGVYSVNETRNWGPELDGSSVAAWQLEHNPDYEGPATYSYSAQPDNIIDFFQTGYNLANTVSASMGNNVAQGYFSYTNTIAEGVVPGNELNRNNANVRVTSKLSEKLQLDAKINFIQQTIDNPVRSGEDSPTFGAYTLPRNLPYSQYKDYEYIDASGNLQYNYINRDAVGANSANPFWLVYRHNATTTTRNRVIGFASATYEFFEGLKLNLKSGIDQYTDKSETKSYATVAWTSDLGNYSRNYRDVMEWNSSFLLSYDKDINNFSVNVNFGGNALTQERNSLTAGGVLSRRNFFAISNTDNPVPTESPYERKINSLYGFAQIGYKNILFLDVTGRNDWSSTLPADNRSFFYPSVGLSAVVSDMFTSLPEAITYAKLRVSYAQVGNDTDPYRLNPYYTYSSANDGMVFRNEILFNQDLKPEITSSTEFGADIRFLDNRLGLDFTWFKSNTVDQVFPVATPESSGYSSQYINAGEIQNTGVELVLSATPVQTTDFSWDITANFSSYDSKVVSINGDTERLVLNSGGRSVNAIISKGGEYGDFYVKGYERDDEGNILINENGLPETTSDYSVKAGNFNPDWSGGLQNRFNYKNFSMSFLIDARIGGEVFSFTRSVLSYTGSLESTLAGRDGFVVDGVVATRDDDGNIVSTTPNTTTVTAEEYWTAIAGSSPNSAEDFILDATNIRLREFVLGYTFPSSLLDKTPFARASLSLVGRNLFFFMNKAKYFDPEQAAGISNFQGIESYSLPPTRTYGVSLKFGF from the coding sequence ATGAAATCGAAAATACTTAGACAAATCATTATTATGTCGAGGTTAGCTATAGCGGGTATCTTGTTGCAGTGCGTGTTCTTTTCGCTGCTTACTGCTGCAGACGGAAAAGCCCAGCACGAAAAGCTTTCTGAAATTATACTCACAGTAAATTTCAAAGGAAAAAGCCTGAGCAAGGCATTCCATGAGATTGAGGAAAAAACTCAATTGAAGTTTGCTTATAATCATCAGAGAATAAATGAAGGTATGCAGTTAGATATTGAAGCAAAAGATGAGTCTTTGGCAAATCTACTGCGTGAAATATCTAAAGATGCAGGTCTTAGATTTAAAAGAATTAATGAAAAAATCTATGTAAATCATCAAGAAGGTACCCAAACAGAAGATAATATAGAAGAAATTATTGATCCAGTACAGTTAAAAGTATCTGGAACAATCACCTCTGCCGAAGACAATGCACCACTTCCGGGTGTGAGTATTGTAGTGCAAGGAACTACCAAAGGTACCACTAGTGATTTTGATGGTAAATTCTCTATTGAAGTTGCAGAAGATGCTGTATTGGTTTTTAGCTATATCGGTTACACCAAACAAGAGGTGCCAGTAAATAGCAGAAGCACTATTGATATAGTAATGCAAACAGATGCTGAACAATTACAAGAAGTTGTTATTACAGCTTTTGGTTTGGAGCGTGAGAAAAAAGCTATTACTTACTCAGCACAAACTGTAGAAGTAAAAGAATTTTCTGAGGCAAGATCACTTAACGTAGTTAATTCTTTATCTGGTAGAGTGGCAGGTTTAAATATGTCAACTGCATCAAACGGTGTGGGTAGTTCTTCTAGAGTTGTACTAAGAGGTAACAGATCGCTATTAGGTAACAACCAACCATTATATGTAATTGATGGTATGCCGATAGATAACTCAACCAGTAGTACACCAAGTGACGAAACTGGTGGTACTACTGGATCAGATGGTATTTCAAACATCAACCCAGAAGACATCGCTTCAATCTCTGTATTGAAAGGTCCTTCAGCAGCGGCATTGTACGGTACTCGTGCGAGTAATGGTGTTATCATCATCAACACAAAATCAGGGAAAGGTAAAACAGGAACATCTATCAATTTTGCTTCTAACTTTACTTTAAATTCTCCTTATCTTTTACTAGATATTCAAAACCAATATGGGCAAGGTAGCAATGGGGTTTACAGTGTAAACGAAACTCGTAACTGGGGTCCAGAACTAGACGGAAGCAGCGTTGCAGCATGGCAGTTAGAGCATAACCCAGATTACGAAGGCCCAGCTACTTATTCTTATTCTGCACAGCCAGATAATATTATCGATTTCTTCCAGACAGGTTACAACTTAGCAAATACTGTTTCTGCATCAATGGGTAATAATGTAGCCCAAGGTTATTTCTCTTATACCAATACCATTGCAGAAGGTGTGGTTCCTGGTAATGAGCTAAACAGAAACAATGCGAATGTGAGAGTTACTAGCAAGTTAAGTGAAAAACTTCAGTTGGATGCGAAGATTAACTTTATCCAACAAACGATAGATAACCCAGTTCGTTCTGGTGAAGATTCTCCAACTTTTGGTGCTTACACTTTACCGAGAAACTTACCTTACTCTCAGTATAAAGATTACGAATACATAGATGCTTCTGGAAATCTTCAGTACAACTATATTAACCGTGATGCAGTAGGTGCTAACTCTGCAAACCCATTCTGGTTAGTATATCGTCACAATGCTACTACTACTACAAGAAACAGAGTAATCGGTTTTGCTTCTGCCACATATGAATTCTTCGAAGGATTAAAACTTAATTTAAAATCTGGTATCGATCAATACACAGACAAGAGCGAAACTAAATCTTATGCTACCGTAGCATGGACAAGCGATTTGGGTAACTACTCTAGAAACTATCGTGATGTAATGGAGTGGAACTCTAGCTTCTTATTGAGTTATGACAAAGACATTAATAATTTCTCTGTAAATGTAAACTTTGGTGGTAATGCTTTAACTCAAGAAAGAAACTCACTAACAGCAGGTGGAGTTTTAAGTAGACGTAATTTCTTTGCAATCTCAAATACAGATAATCCTGTACCAACAGAAAGCCCTTACGAACGTAAAATCAACTCTTTGTATGGTTTTGCTCAAATCGGATATAAAAACATTTTATTCTTAGATGTAACAGGAAGAAACGACTGGTCTTCTACCTTACCGGCAGATAACCGTTCATTCTTCTATCCATCAGTTGGTCTTTCTGCTGTAGTTTCAGATATGTTTACTTCTTTACCAGAGGCTATAACTTATGCTAAACTAAGAGTTTCTTATGCACAAGTAGGTAACGATACAGACCCTTACAGACTGAACCCTTATTATACTTATTCATCTGCAAACGATGGTATGGTATTCAGAAATGAGATTCTTTTCAACCAAGATTTAAAGCCTGAGATTACTTCTTCAACGGAGTTTGGTGCTGATATCAGATTCTTAGATAATCGCCTTGGTTTAGATTTTACTTGGTTTAAGTCTAACACAGTAGATCAAGTATTTCCTGTTGCCACTCCTGAGTCTTCTGGATATTCTTCTCAGTACATCAATGCTGGTGAGATTCAAAACACAGGTGTTGAATTAGTACTATCTGCTACACCAGTTCAAACCACCGATTTTAGTTGGGATATTACAGCTAACTTCTCTAGCTACGACAGTAAAGTAGTAAGCATCAATGGAGATACAGAAAGACTAGTGTTAAACTCAGGTGGTCGTTCAGTAAATGCAATTATCTCTAAAGGCGGAGAGTATGGTGATTTTTATGTAAAAGGTTACGAAAGAGATGATGAAGGAAACATCTTGATAAACGAAAATGGATTGCCTGAAACTACTTCAGACTACAGTGTAAAAGCAGGTAACTTTAACCCAGACTGGTCAGGAGGTTTACAAAACAGATTTAACTACAAAAACTTCTCAATGAGCTTCCTAATCGATGCTAGAATTGGTGGCGAAGTATTCTCTTTCACTAGAAGTGTACTTTCTTATACTGGTTCACTTGAGTCTACATTGGCTGGTCGCGATGGATTTGTGGTTGACGGTGTAGTTGCTACAAGAGACGACGATGGAAACATTGTTTCTACTACTCCAAACACTACTACTGTAACTGCCGAAGAATACTGGACAGCGATTGCTGGTAGTAGCCCTAACTCTGCAGAAGACTTTATTCTTGACGCTACAAATATTAGATTAAGAGAGTTTGTATTAGGTTATACTTTCCCTAGTAGCTTACTAGACAAAACTCCTTTTGCTCGTGCAAGCTTATCGCTTGTAGGTAGAAACCTCTTCTTCTTTATGAACAAAGCCAAATATT
- a CDS encoding RNA polymerase sigma-70 factor has product MKNNLNDLSSLLNQVQQKADTKSFKLLFDATYPRLLQFAKYYVKTHFHAQEVVSQVFIKLWENKNELGEVQNVSAYLYTVTKRLSLNYLRDNDLSNTVSLNLLDQNMKTVATNPESELLSAELLSEINKSILSLPPKCQLVYQMVKEDGLKYKDVAQMLDISEKAVEKHMGNAFKKLRKDLDSYFSSHEINKAVYHLSVSVLVLTAFSIFLNFFNS; this is encoded by the coding sequence ATGAAAAATAACTTAAACGATTTAAGTAGTTTATTAAATCAGGTACAGCAAAAGGCAGATACCAAATCATTCAAATTGCTTTTTGATGCGACTTACCCCAGACTATTACAATTTGCCAAATACTATGTTAAAACACATTTTCATGCGCAAGAGGTAGTTTCTCAGGTTTTTATTAAACTTTGGGAGAATAAAAATGAGTTAGGCGAAGTGCAAAATGTAAGTGCTTATTTATATACGGTTACCAAACGCCTTTCTTTAAATTACCTGCGCGATAACGATCTTTCCAATACAGTTTCACTTAATTTGTTAGATCAGAATATGAAGACTGTAGCGACAAATCCGGAAAGCGAGTTGCTTTCTGCCGAGTTGTTATCTGAGATCAACAAATCTATTTTAAGCCTACCGCCAAAATGCCAGTTAGTTTACCAAATGGTAAAAGAAGACGGCCTCAAATACAAAGATGTAGCCCAAATGCTCGACATCTCAGAAAAAGCTGTAGAGAAACACATGGGCAATGCTTTTAAGAAGCTCAGAAAAGACCTCGACAGTTATTTTAGTAGTCATGAGATTAATAAAGCAGTGTATCATTTATCCGTTTCTGTACTGGTTTTAACAGCATTTTCAATTTTTTTAAATTTTTTTAACAGTTGA